A DNA window from Acetobacter aceti NBRC 14818 contains the following coding sequences:
- a CDS encoding ABC transporter permease, which translates to MSRFQRFPTASAQRILLCRCAALLIAVVTVSLLLAMSGRNVGELARLVLMSTIGSRFGLEDLALFMSPLLLTGSAVTVTRRMGLWNIGGEGQFYLGAAGAAGVGLFIHGPAILILPLMALVAMLCGMLWILLPALARAFANVNEIITTLLLNFVASLLVYWLATGPWRDRVTGALASTERLPVSIPDLWGVVHWGFPVALLIVGGLALIMSSTRWGYEVRISGASAGMARYAGMPVKVRIISAMLLSGALAALAGMFEVAGTVHRLQGGMADNFGYLGIVVAVLARGSCLAVIPAAFLMALILDVGIVLQTQQIAATVVLAITGLVLLLVAIADECAHYRVVAPATTGRTARSAS; encoded by the coding sequence ATGAGCCGGTTTCAGCGTTTCCCGACCGCCTCGGCCCAGAGGATACTTCTCTGCCGATGTGCAGCGCTGCTGATCGCGGTCGTCACGGTCAGCCTGTTGCTGGCGATGTCCGGGCGGAATGTCGGCGAACTGGCGCGTCTGGTGTTGATGTCCACCATTGGCTCACGGTTCGGACTGGAAGACCTCGCACTTTTCATGTCGCCGCTGCTGCTGACCGGCAGTGCGGTGACGGTGACACGGCGCATGGGGTTGTGGAATATCGGCGGAGAAGGGCAGTTCTATCTCGGTGCGGCAGGCGCGGCGGGAGTGGGGCTGTTTATTCACGGCCCGGCGATTCTGATTCTGCCACTGATGGCGCTTGTGGCGATGCTGTGCGGGATGCTCTGGATTCTCCTGCCTGCACTGGCCCGCGCCTTCGCCAATGTGAATGAAATCATCACCACACTGCTTCTTAATTTTGTGGCGAGTCTGCTGGTCTACTGGCTGGCGACCGGTCCGTGGCGTGACCGTGTGACCGGGGCACTGGCCTCAACGGAACGTCTGCCTGTGAGCATCCCGGATCTATGGGGCGTCGTGCATTGGGGGTTCCCCGTGGCGCTTCTGATCGTGGGTGGTCTCGCCCTGATCATGTCCTCCACGCGGTGGGGCTATGAAGTGCGGATCAGCGGGGCCAGCGCGGGCATGGCCCGTTATGCCGGTATGCCGGTCAAAGTGAGGATCATTTCGGCCATGCTTCTGTCCGGCGCACTGGCAGCGCTGGCGGGTATGTTTGAAGTGGCCGGGACGGTCCATCGCCTGCAGGGCGGTATGGCGGACAATTTCGGTTACCTCGGAATCGTGGTGGCCGTGCTGGCGCGTGGGTCATGCCTCGCTGTGATCCCCGCCGCCTTTCTTATGGCGTTGATTCTCGATGTGGGAATCGTGCTCCAGACCCAGCAGATCGCGGCGACAGTGGTGCTGGCCATCACGGGGCTGGTGCTGCTGCTCGTGGCCATTGCCGACGAATGTGCGCACTACCGGGTCGTCGCACCGGCGACTACCGGACGGACGGCAAGGAGCGCCTCATGA
- a CDS encoding ABC transporter permease yields the protein MIEMLTALLTTAVLSGGVLAIASVGEVMAERVGVTNLGVEGLISVGAATAVLTAVSTGNPWLALLAATAAGALGGMAFACAAVLVQASQVLCGLAVTFLGVGLSAVIGHSVAGMPAPVTFAPVSIPVLSALPIIGPAFFAQNLLIVPAYILVPAACHYVLFHTRHGLNMRAVGENPAAADAAGIPVRAIRFWYVTLGAALAGAAGAYLSLAVIPSWSEGMVAGRGWIALALVIFAGFRPFNAAAGGLLFGLISAIGFLGQARGWPIAAPVLNMLPYLGTLAFIMLPAVFRRKRRRGGEAPAALGLPYFRSVR from the coding sequence ATGATCGAGATGCTGACCGCTCTTCTGACGACCGCCGTTTTGTCTGGCGGCGTTCTGGCCATCGCATCCGTGGGCGAAGTCATGGCCGAGCGTGTGGGGGTGACCAACCTCGGTGTGGAAGGGCTGATTTCGGTCGGCGCCGCCACGGCTGTCCTGACGGCGGTTTCAACCGGCAATCCCTGGCTTGCCCTGCTGGCGGCGACGGCTGCCGGAGCGTTGGGGGGGATGGCGTTCGCCTGTGCGGCGGTCCTTGTGCAGGCGAGTCAGGTTCTGTGCGGGCTGGCGGTGACTTTCCTTGGGGTCGGTCTGTCCGCCGTAATCGGTCACTCGGTGGCGGGGATGCCTGCTCCCGTGACATTTGCGCCCGTGTCGATTCCCGTCCTGTCGGCGTTGCCGATCATTGGTCCCGCCTTTTTCGCGCAGAATCTGCTGATCGTTCCTGCCTACATTCTGGTGCCAGCGGCCTGTCACTATGTGCTGTTTCACACACGTCACGGCCTGAACATGCGCGCCGTGGGTGAAAACCCTGCCGCAGCCGACGCAGCGGGGATTCCGGTTCGCGCGATCCGATTCTGGTATGTCACGCTCGGCGCGGCTCTGGCTGGCGCGGCAGGGGCCTATCTCAGTCTGGCGGTCATTCCGAGCTGGTCGGAAGGTATGGTGGCCGGACGCGGCTGGATTGCGCTCGCTCTGGTCATTTTTGCCGGTTTCAGACCGTTCAATGCGGCGGCAGGAGGCCTGCTGTTTGGTCTCATCAGCGCTATCGGGTTTCTGGGGCAGGCAAGGGGATGGCCCATTGCCGCACCGGTCCTGAACATGCTGCCCTATCTGGGAACGCTGGCCTTTATCATGCTGCCCGCCGTGTTCAGACGGAAGCGTCGTCGCGGCGGAGAGGCCCCCGCAGCTCTGGGGCTGCCTTATTTCCGAAGCGTAAGATGA
- a CDS encoding Gfo/Idh/MocA family protein — MVQGDSSSTLRVGLVGCGHFGRFHALKSAAAPRETLVGLFDPDQTKAEALAKEAGTKAFGDLDELLSQVEAVIIAVPAELHFTLAVQALRAGKHVLVEKPMAATLEEADELVTLARNAGKVLQVGHLLRYSAEYEAITARIKRPLYIEATRIAPFKPRGTDVSVILDLMIHDLDLILAIVDSPIAQVDAIGAAVSSEHEDIANARVRFENGCVATITASRISLKTERKMRLFSAEGYLSADFGKRELVLIGREKGMLLPGTGGFRREAASWKEHDSLEAEHRAFAASCLDGAPVKVDAQAGRRALEAALAVGDGIAESRQRMELSGLIGDLSS; from the coding sequence ATGGTTCAGGGCGACTCTTCCTCCACGCTACGGGTAGGGCTTGTAGGATGCGGACATTTCGGACGGTTTCACGCCCTGAAATCAGCCGCAGCGCCTAGAGAGACGCTGGTGGGGCTGTTCGATCCGGATCAAACGAAGGCCGAAGCGCTGGCAAAGGAAGCAGGCACGAAGGCGTTCGGCGATCTCGATGAACTGCTGTCTCAGGTCGAGGCCGTGATCATCGCAGTGCCGGCTGAGTTGCATTTCACGCTGGCCGTGCAGGCGCTCCGGGCGGGGAAGCATGTGCTGGTCGAGAAGCCGATGGCGGCGACTCTGGAGGAAGCCGACGAACTGGTCACACTGGCTCGTAATGCCGGAAAGGTGCTTCAGGTCGGACATCTGCTCCGCTACTCGGCGGAATACGAGGCCATCACGGCGCGAATCAAGCGTCCACTTTATATAGAGGCGACCCGCATCGCGCCGTTCAAGCCGCGTGGCACGGATGTGTCGGTGATCCTCGATCTTATGATTCACGATCTCGACCTGATTCTGGCCATTGTCGACAGCCCCATCGCGCAGGTTGATGCGATCGGTGCGGCGGTCAGTTCCGAGCACGAAGACATCGCCAACGCCCGGGTGCGATTCGAGAATGGCTGCGTGGCGACCATCACGGCCAGCAGGATTTCCCTCAAGACCGAGCGCAAGATGCGGCTGTTTTCTGCGGAGGGCTATCTCTCTGCCGACTTCGGAAAGCGTGAACTGGTGTTGATCGGGCGCGAGAAGGGGATGCTGTTGCCGGGGACCGGAGGCTTCCGACGGGAAGCTGCGTCGTGGAAAGAACACGATTCTCTGGAAGCCGAGCATCGGGCCTTCGCAGCCTCCTGTCTGGATGGCGCTCCTGTGAAGGTGGATGCGCAGGCCGGGCGTCGCGCACTGGAAGCGGCTCTAGCGGTAGGAGACGGCATCGCGGAATCGCGGCAGAGAATGGAACTCTCGGGCCTGATCGGTGATCTTTCTTCCTGA
- a CDS encoding ribonucleoside-diphosphate reductase subunit alpha, with protein sequence MSDTLSGFPASHSEDEGSLFEPDMLDDIVQLPGHHPVRVDRSRDALLTDFGRATLDNRYLLPDESYQDLFARVASYYGADAAHAQRLYDYISRHWFMPATPVLSNGGTSRGLPISCFLNEASDSLDGIVGLWNENVWLASRGGGIGSYWGNLRSIGENVGRNGKTSGVIPFIRVMDSLTLAISQGSLRRGSAAVYLPVWHPEIEEFIEIRRPTGGDPNRKALNLHHGVLVTDAFMRAVEADEQWALLSPKDHTVIRKVSARSLWIRILTARMEQGEPYIVYSDHVNNARPEHQKLAGLEVKTSNLCSEITLPTGIDHHGKDRTAVCCLSSLNLETWDDWHDNPQFIEDVMLFLDNVLQDFIDRAPKEMHRAAYAAMRERSVGLGVMGFHSFLQARKVPFESVIAKVWNRKIFKQIREQADAASKALAKTRGPCPDAAEYGFEERFSNKLAIAPTASISIIAGNASPGIEPITANVFLQKTLSGSFSVRNRHLKKLLIEKGQDTDDVWSSITLNQGSVQHLDFLTQDEKDVYKTAFELDQRWVVEHAADRAPFICQAQSVNLFLPANVHKRDLHQIHFQAWKKGVKSLYYCRSLSIQRADTVSNVSQKHEMDLKPQAESGATTGPSNYEECLSCQ encoded by the coding sequence ATGTCTGACACCCTCTCCGGTTTCCCCGCCAGCCATTCCGAGGATGAAGGTTCTCTCTTCGAGCCCGATATGCTGGACGATATCGTGCAGCTTCCCGGCCATCATCCCGTCCGCGTGGATCGTTCCCGTGATGCGCTGCTGACCGACTTCGGCCGCGCCACACTGGATAACCGCTATCTCCTGCCGGATGAGAGCTATCAGGATCTCTTTGCGCGCGTCGCGTCCTATTACGGTGCGGATGCCGCTCATGCACAGCGACTCTATGACTATATTTCCCGTCACTGGTTCATGCCGGCAACGCCTGTTCTGTCGAATGGCGGCACCAGTCGCGGACTGCCGATTTCCTGCTTCCTGAATGAAGCCTCTGACAGCCTTGATGGCATTGTCGGCCTCTGGAACGAGAATGTGTGGCTGGCGTCCCGTGGTGGCGGCATTGGTTCCTACTGGGGCAATCTGCGCTCCATCGGCGAGAATGTCGGGCGTAACGGCAAGACGTCGGGCGTCATCCCGTTCATCCGGGTGATGGACAGTCTGACGCTGGCGATCTCACAGGGTTCGCTGCGTCGTGGGTCGGCTGCGGTGTATCTGCCGGTCTGGCATCCGGAGATCGAGGAATTCATCGAGATTCGTCGTCCTACGGGTGGTGATCCGAACCGTAAGGCTCTCAATCTTCATCATGGCGTTCTGGTTACGGATGCGTTCATGCGCGCCGTCGAGGCTGATGAGCAGTGGGCGCTTCTGTCTCCCAAGGATCATACGGTCATCCGTAAGGTGTCGGCGCGGTCGCTGTGGATTCGTATCCTGACCGCACGCATGGAGCAGGGGGAGCCTTACATCGTCTATTCCGACCATGTGAATAATGCTCGTCCGGAGCACCAGAAGCTGGCTGGTCTGGAGGTCAAGACCTCCAACCTGTGTTCCGAAATCACGCTGCCGACGGGCATTGATCATCATGGCAAGGATCGCACTGCGGTATGCTGCCTGTCCTCGCTCAACCTCGAGACGTGGGATGACTGGCACGATAATCCGCAGTTCATCGAAGACGTGATGCTGTTCCTGGACAACGTGCTGCAGGACTTCATCGACCGTGCGCCAAAGGAAATGCACCGCGCCGCCTATGCGGCGATGCGTGAGCGTTCCGTTGGTCTTGGTGTGATGGGCTTCCATTCCTTCCTGCAGGCGCGGAAGGTGCCGTTTGAAAGCGTCATTGCGAAAGTCTGGAATCGCAAGATTTTCAAGCAGATTCGTGAGCAGGCGGATGCGGCGTCCAAGGCGCTGGCCAAGACTCGCGGGCCTTGCCCTGATGCCGCCGAATACGGGTTTGAGGAGCGGTTTTCCAACAAGCTGGCTATCGCGCCGACGGCGTCGATCTCCATTATCGCAGGTAATGCCAGCCCCGGTATCGAACCGATCACGGCGAATGTTTTCCTTCAGAAGACACTATCCGGATCGTTCTCTGTCCGTAACCGGCATCTGAAAAAGCTGCTGATTGAGAAAGGACAGGATACAGACGATGTCTGGTCATCCATCACCCTGAATCAGGGCAGCGTGCAGCACCTCGATTTCCTCACTCAGGATGAGAAAGACGTCTACAAGACCGCTTTCGAACTCGATCAGCGCTGGGTTGTCGAACATGCGGCTGACCGTGCGCCGTTCATCTGTCAGGCGCAGTCCGTAAACCTGTTCCTGCCCGCGAATGTCCATAAGCGCGATCTGCACCAGATTCATTTCCAGGCTTGGAAAAAGGGCGTCAAATCGCTCTATTACTGTCGCTCCCTGTCCATCCAGCGTGCCGATACGGTGAGTAACGTCTCCCAGAAGCACGAGATGGATCTGAAGCCTCAGGCGGAGAGTGGGGCTACTACCGGGCCGAGTAATTACGAGGAATGTCTTTCCTGCCAGTAA
- a CDS encoding ribonucleotide-diphosphate reductase subunit beta — translation MTTQEHEKFDLLTANPVYKPFRYPWAYDAWLTQQRVHWLPEEVPLADDVKDWHRVLNDGERHLVTQIFRFFTQSDVEVNNCYMKKYSQVFKPTEVLMMLSAFSNIETIHIAAYSHLLDTIGMPESEYSMFLKYKEMKDKYDYMQTFSVDNKHEIAKTLAAFGAFTEGLQLFASFAILLNFPRFNKLKGMGQIVSWSVRDETLHCLSVARLFRTFVHENPEIWTDRLKSEITEICETIVEHEDAFIDLAFEAGPVEGLDADQVKAYIRFIADRRLGQIGLDPIYGGLERNPLPWVDDMLNAVEHTNFFENRATEYSRASTAGTWEEAFETDVFG, via the coding sequence ATGACGACGCAGGAACATGAGAAATTCGATCTTCTGACCGCCAATCCGGTCTACAAGCCGTTCCGTTATCCGTGGGCTTACGATGCCTGGCTCACACAGCAGCGCGTTCACTGGCTGCCGGAAGAAGTGCCGCTGGCTGATGACGTGAAGGACTGGCATCGCGTTCTCAATGACGGCGAGCGTCATCTGGTCACGCAGATTTTCCGCTTCTTCACGCAGTCCGATGTGGAAGTGAATAACTGTTACATGAAGAAATACAGTCAGGTTTTCAAACCGACTGAAGTTCTCATGATGCTGTCGGCGTTCTCCAATATCGAGACGATCCACATCGCCGCCTACAGCCATCTCCTTGATACGATTGGAATGCCCGAAAGCGAGTATTCCATGTTCCTGAAATACAAGGAGATGAAGGACAAATACGATTACATGCAGACCTTCTCGGTCGACAACAAGCATGAAATCGCAAAAACCCTTGCTGCTTTCGGAGCTTTTACCGAAGGGCTTCAGCTTTTCGCTTCCTTTGCCATCCTGTTGAATTTCCCGCGCTTCAACAAGCTCAAGGGTATGGGACAGATTGTCAGCTGGTCGGTCAGGGACGAGACGCTGCACTGTCTGTCTGTGGCACGTCTGTTCCGGACATTCGTTCATGAAAATCCGGAGATCTGGACGGATCGGCTCAAGAGCGAAATCACCGAAATCTGCGAGACCATTGTCGAGCACGAAGACGCCTTCATTGATCTGGCGTTTGAAGCTGGCCCTGTGGAAGGTCTGGATGCCGATCAGGTCAAGGCGTACATTCGCTTTATCGCGGATCGCCGTCTGGGACAGATTGGTCTTGACCCGATTTATGGTGGTCTTGAGCGGAACCCGCTGCCGTGGGTGGACGACATGCTAAATGCGGTCGAACATACGAACTTCTTCGAGAACCGGGCGACGGAATATAGCCGGGCTTCGACGGCTGGAACCTGGGAAGAGGCGTTCGAAACAGACGTTTTCGGCTGA